A single Bosea sp. PAMC 26642 DNA region contains:
- a CDS encoding sensor domain-containing diguanylate cyclase: MIVSRYLHDSLDMLGIAACEYDAGLKAVGWNRTFLQLFPEHDGAIVQGEPYRDNLRRFYRGRLSADEMPEIERYIAEGVARHDNQTQPFEFIHRGRLLRASSLRDPDGGRVRMWQRLDADARAETALGVALPVFDALSFIPDGATILDADDRIIAANDAFRRLYDVAADRAVVGISLDEIIAESWRASSPADARRGTIRNGLRYDGAPVEVELPGQRWRRVIARHSVDGIGCFTHADITAAKRQQMELLKTQEALRQANAELAKLAETDGLTGLANHRRYMRFLAEQATGTSALTVMMIDADHFKTVNDRFGHLVGDHCLKLIASTIAEEVPAAALVARVGGEEFGVVLGGVGQAEAMRVARAIRYAIARAPWHVVHSELGATTVSIGICSGYGPLDGDVLHARADDALYAAKRNGRNRIEVLPMPVTATRRSA; encoded by the coding sequence ATGATCGTTTCGCGCTATCTTCACGATTCGCTCGACATGCTCGGCATCGCCGCTTGCGAATACGATGCGGGCCTGAAGGCTGTTGGCTGGAACCGGACATTCCTGCAGCTCTTTCCCGAGCATGATGGCGCAATCGTGCAGGGCGAGCCCTACCGCGACAATCTCAGGCGCTTCTATCGCGGAAGGCTTTCGGCCGATGAGATGCCGGAGATCGAACGCTATATTGCCGAGGGCGTCGCGCGCCATGACAACCAGACGCAGCCTTTCGAGTTCATCCATCGCGGCCGGCTGCTGCGTGCCTCCTCGCTGCGCGATCCCGATGGCGGCCGGGTGAGGATGTGGCAGAGGCTGGACGCCGACGCCAGGGCGGAAACCGCGCTGGGAGTCGCGCTGCCCGTCTTCGATGCGCTCTCCTTCATTCCCGATGGCGCGACCATTCTCGACGCCGACGACCGGATCATCGCCGCAAACGATGCTTTCCGCCGGCTCTATGACGTCGCGGCCGATCGCGCGGTCGTGGGCATCAGCCTCGACGAGATCATCGCCGAAAGCTGGAGGGCGTCTTCGCCTGCCGATGCCCGTCGCGGCACGATCCGAAATGGGCTGCGCTATGACGGCGCGCCCGTCGAAGTCGAACTTCCTGGACAGAGATGGCGGCGTGTCATTGCCAGGCACAGCGTCGATGGTATCGGCTGTTTTACCCATGCCGACATCACCGCCGCGAAGCGCCAGCAGATGGAGCTACTGAAGACCCAGGAGGCGCTGCGACAGGCTAATGCCGAACTCGCAAAGCTCGCCGAGACGGACGGGCTGACCGGTCTCGCCAATCACCGGCGCTATATGCGGTTCCTGGCGGAGCAGGCCACAGGAACAAGCGCCCTGACCGTGATGATGATCGATGCCGACCACTTCAAGACGGTCAACGATCGCTTCGGCCATCTCGTCGGGGACCATTGCCTCAAGCTGATCGCCAGTACCATCGCGGAGGAGGTGCCTGCGGCCGCGCTCGTGGCGCGTGTCGGCGGGGAAGAATTCGGCGTCGTGCTGGGCGGCGTCGGGCAGGCGGAGGCGATGCGGGTCGCCAGGGCGATCAGATATGCGATCGCCCGGGCACCATGGCACGTCGTTCATTCCGAACTTGGGGCAACGACGGTCTCGATCGGGATTTGCTCGGGATATGGTCCGCTCGATGGCGATGTGCTGCACGCCCGCGCAGATGATGCGCTTTATGCCGCCAAGCGCAACGGCCGCAATCGCATCGAGGTGCTGCCGATGCCGGTCACGGCCACGCGCCGCAGTGCCTGA
- the ychF gene encoding redox-regulated ATPase YchF: MGFKCGIVGLPNVGKSTLFNALTQTAAAQAANYPFCTIEPNVGDVAVPDDRLEKLAAIAGSKEIIPTRLTFVDIAGLVRGASKGEGLGNQFLANIRECDAIAHVVRCFEDGDITHVEGKVSPIDDIEIIETELMLADLESLEKRVLPLEKKAKTGDKEAKELADLMNRCLVLLREGKPARLVQVAADERRTFETLGLLSSKPVLYVCNVEEASADKGNAFSELVKTRAAEENAVAVVVSAKIESEIAVLPAADQKDYLEAVGLEEPGLNRVIRAGYTLLDLVTYFTVGPKEARAWTIEKGTKGPAAAGVIHSDFEKGYIRAETIAYPDYIANKGESGARDAGKFRLEGKEYVVADGDVLHFRFAN, from the coding sequence ATGGGTTTCAAATGCGGTATCGTCGGCCTGCCGAATGTCGGCAAGTCGACCCTGTTCAACGCGCTCACGCAGACAGCGGCGGCACAAGCCGCAAATTATCCCTTCTGCACGATCGAGCCCAATGTCGGCGACGTTGCCGTGCCCGACGACCGGCTGGAGAAGCTCGCAGCCATCGCCGGCTCCAAGGAGATCATCCCGACGCGGCTGACCTTCGTCGACATCGCCGGTCTCGTGCGCGGCGCCTCCAAGGGCGAAGGCCTCGGCAACCAGTTCCTCGCCAATATCCGCGAATGCGACGCCATCGCCCATGTCGTGCGCTGCTTCGAGGATGGCGACATTACCCATGTCGAAGGCAAGGTCTCGCCCATCGACGATATCGAGATCATCGAGACCGAGCTGATGCTGGCCGATCTCGAAAGCCTTGAGAAGCGCGTGCTGCCGCTGGAGAAGAAGGCAAAGACCGGCGACAAGGAGGCCAAGGAACTGGCCGACCTGATGAACCGCTGCCTCGTCCTGCTGCGGGAGGGCAAGCCGGCCCGCCTCGTCCAGGTTGCGGCCGACGAGCGCCGCACCTTCGAGACGCTGGGCCTGCTCTCGTCCAAGCCGGTGCTTTATGTCTGCAATGTCGAGGAAGCGAGCGCCGACAAGGGCAACGCCTTCTCTGAACTGGTGAAGACGCGCGCGGCCGAGGAGAACGCCGTCGCGGTGGTCGTCTCCGCCAAGATCGAGAGCGAGATCGCAGTGCTGCCGGCTGCCGACCAGAAGGACTACCTCGAGGCCGTCGGCCTGGAAGAGCCCGGCCTCAACCGCGTCATTCGCGCCGGCTACACCCTGCTCGACCTCGTCACCTACTTCACCGTCGGCCCCAAGGAGGCCCGTGCCTGGACGATCGAGAAGGGCACCAAGGGTCCGGCCGCCGCCGGCGTGATCCATAGCGATTTCGAGAAGGGCTATATCCGCGCCGAAACGATCGCCTACCCGGACTACATCGCAAACAAGGGCGAGTCCGGCGCACGGGACGCCGGCAAATTCCGGCTCGAAGGCAAGGAGTATGTCGTCGCCGACGGCGACGTGCTGCATTTCCGCTTCGCGAACTGA
- a CDS encoding M24 family metallopeptidase codes for MALHFTTPEFARRRDALLTAMQRDGLDALFLFQQESMFWLTGYDTFGFCFFQCLAVKADGTMALLTRSADYRQAQQTSNLSDIRIWKDGRDANPALDLLALARDLGLAGKRIGVEYESYGLVAANGRKLDAAFAGVSDLIDASTIVTRLRSVKSAEEIVYVRRAAALSDAADKAGLDAIRAGADEGDILAAQHDAIFSGGGDYPANEFIIGSGADALLCRYKSGRRRLDADDQITLEFAGVDRHYHAAIMRTVVVGEPKPLHRRYHAAAKAALLACEAELKPGRTAGDVFAAHARVLDEHGLSQHRLNACGYSLGAKFTPSWMDWPMFYEANDWPLEAGMVMFAHMILMDSASETAMCLGRTYIVGETAAEPVNLPDLDLAIR; via the coding sequence ATGGCCCTGCATTTCACCACGCCCGAATTCGCCCGCCGCCGCGACGCGCTTCTGACCGCCATGCAGCGCGACGGGCTCGATGCGCTCTTCCTGTTCCAGCAGGAATCGATGTTCTGGCTGACCGGCTACGACACCTTCGGCTTCTGCTTCTTCCAGTGTCTGGCCGTGAAGGCCGACGGCACCATGGCTCTTCTCACCCGCTCGGCCGACTACCGCCAGGCGCAGCAGACCTCCAACCTGAGCGACATCCGCATCTGGAAGGACGGCCGCGACGCCAACCCGGCGCTCGACCTGCTGGCGCTGGCGCGCGATCTCGGTCTTGCGGGCAAGCGCATCGGCGTCGAATACGAATCCTATGGTCTCGTGGCTGCCAATGGCCGCAAGCTCGACGCGGCCTTCGCAGGCGTCAGCGATCTCATCGATGCCTCGACCATCGTCACGCGCCTGCGCTCCGTGAAGTCGGCCGAGGAAATCGTCTATGTCCGGCGCGCAGCGGCGCTCTCCGACGCGGCCGACAAGGCCGGCCTCGACGCCATCCGCGCCGGCGCCGACGAAGGCGACATCCTGGCCGCCCAGCACGATGCCATCTTCTCGGGCGGCGGCGACTATCCCGCCAACGAGTTCATCATCGGCTCCGGCGCCGACGCCCTGCTCTGCCGCTACAAATCCGGCCGGCGCAGGCTCGACGCTGACGACCAGATCACGCTGGAATTCGCCGGCGTCGACCGCCACTACCATGCAGCGATTATGCGCACCGTCGTGGTCGGCGAGCCAAAACCCCTGCACCGGCGTTATCACGCCGCCGCCAAGGCCGCACTGCTCGCCTGCGAGGCGGAGCTGAAGCCCGGCCGCACGGCCGGCGACGTCTTCGCGGCCCATGCCCGCGTGCTCGACGAGCATGGACTCTCCCAGCACCGCCTCAACGCCTGCGGCTACTCGCTCGGCGCCAAGTTCACGCCGTCCTGGATGGACTGGCCGATGTTCTACGAGGCCAATGACTGGCCGCTCGAAGCGGGCATGGTGATGTTCGCGCACATGATCCTGATGGATTCCGCATCAGAGACGGCGATGTGCCTGGGCCGGACCTATATCGTCGGCGAAACGGCGGCCGAACCCGTCAACCTGCCCGATCTGGACCTTGCGATCCGTTGA
- a CDS encoding PIN domain-containing protein, which produces MTADSRIFVDTNVLIYARDGAAAEKRDVAALWLRRLVMQGRILINLQVLNELTRWVLRNEAVPLDIARTRIDELRRFGDAGLQAIHTANAWSVRERLGYQWFDCLLIAFASAEGCRYFLSEDMGHETRYGDLTIINPFRVDPDAFFKAN; this is translated from the coding sequence ATGACCGCTGACTCCCGGATATTCGTCGACACGAACGTGCTGATTTATGCCCGTGACGGAGCCGCTGCAGAAAAGCGCGATGTTGCAGCGCTATGGCTCAGGCGACTTGTTATGCAGGGTCGAATTCTGATCAACCTCCAGGTCCTTAACGAACTGACCCGCTGGGTTCTTCGCAACGAGGCGGTCCCGCTCGATATTGCGCGAACCCGCATCGACGAACTGCGCCGCTTCGGCGACGCCGGATTGCAAGCCATCCATACGGCCAACGCCTGGTCCGTGCGCGAGCGGCTCGGCTATCAATGGTTCGACTGCCTACTCATCGCCTTTGCATCTGCCGAAGGCTGCCGCTACTTCCTCTCGGAAGACATGGGTCACGAGACGCGATATGGCGATCTCACCATCATCAACCCTTTCCGCGTCGATCCAGACGCCTTCTTCAAAGCGAACTGA
- a CDS encoding ribose-phosphate pyrophosphokinase, translated as MPSSFKVVAGNSNRPLAEAICAHLGIPLAKASVRRFADMEVFVEIQENVRGQDVFIIQSTSFPTNDHLMELLIITDALRRSSARRITAVIPYFGYARQDRRASGRTPISAKLVANLITHAGVDRVLTLDLHAGQIQGFFDIPTDNLFGAPLMSRDIKERLDWKNAMVVSPDVGGVVRARALAKRIDASLAIVDKRRDRPGESEVMNIIGSVEGRSCILLDDIVDSGGTLVNAAEALLDQGAREVYAYITHGVLSGGAVARIANSKLKELVITDSIMPTEAVKVARNIRVISIAQLMGEAIERTAAESSVSSLFD; from the coding sequence ATGCCTTCTTCGTTCAAAGTCGTCGCAGGCAATTCGAACCGGCCGCTCGCGGAAGCGATCTGCGCCCATCTCGGCATTCCGCTCGCCAAGGCCTCGGTCCGGCGCTTCGCCGACATGGAGGTTTTCGTCGAGATCCAGGAGAACGTCCGCGGCCAGGATGTCTTCATCATCCAGTCGACCTCGTTTCCGACCAACGACCATCTGATGGAACTGCTGATCATCACCGACGCATTGCGCCGCTCCTCGGCGCGCCGCATCACGGCGGTGATCCCGTATTTCGGCTATGCGCGCCAGGATCGTCGCGCCTCGGGCCGCACGCCGATCTCGGCAAAACTCGTCGCCAATCTGATCACCCATGCCGGCGTCGACCGCGTGCTGACGCTCGACTTGCACGCCGGCCAGATCCAGGGCTTCTTCGACATACCCACCGACAACCTCTTCGGCGCTCCGCTGATGTCGCGCGACATCAAGGAGCGGCTCGACTGGAAGAACGCCATGGTGGTGTCGCCCGATGTCGGCGGCGTGGTGCGCGCACGCGCGCTCGCCAAGCGCATCGACGCCTCGCTCGCCATCGTCGACAAGCGCCGCGACCGGCCCGGCGAATCCGAGGTGATGAACATCATCGGCTCGGTCGAGGGCCGCTCCTGCATCCTGCTCGACGACATCGTCGATTCCGGCGGCACCCTGGTCAACGCAGCCGAGGCGCTGCTCGACCAGGGCGCGCGCGAGGTCTACGCCTACATCACTCATGGCGTGCTCTCGGGCGGCGCGGTGGCGCGCATCGCCAATTCCAAGCTCAAGGAACTGGTGATCACCGACTCGATCATGCCGACGGAAGCCGTGAAGGTCGCCCGCAACATCCGCGTCATCTCCATCGCGCAATTGATGGGCGAGGCGATCGAGCGCACGGCGGCCGAATCGAGCGTGTCGAGCCTGTTCGATTGA
- a CDS encoding DUF5666 domain-containing protein, whose product MRSFSAALLVIGLALPGLALPGLACAQTPQTRIRGEVEKVEGNMLTIKTMEGTEAKVALAPNYSVGSVVKATTADIKKGGFIGVGARPQAGGTLMAVQVFIFPETMRGTGEGHRPWGVLPDSTMTNATVAETVTRVDGASVMLTYPGGEQKVTITPDANIIMAAPAQPSELVAGAQVAMSAAKQPDGSFTASRVTIAKAGAQLPY is encoded by the coding sequence ATGCGCTCCTTTTCCGCCGCCCTGCTTGTCATTGGTCTTGCGCTTCCAGGTCTTGCGCTTCCAGGTCTCGCTTGTGCACAAACGCCGCAAACCCGCATTCGTGGCGAGGTCGAGAAAGTCGAGGGCAACATGTTGACCATCAAGACGATGGAGGGGACTGAAGCCAAGGTCGCGCTCGCGCCGAACTATTCGGTCGGCAGCGTCGTCAAGGCCACAACGGCCGATATCAAGAAGGGCGGCTTCATCGGCGTCGGCGCACGGCCGCAGGCCGGTGGCACACTGATGGCGGTGCAGGTCTTCATCTTTCCCGAGACGATGCGCGGCACAGGCGAGGGGCATCGCCCATGGGGCGTTCTGCCGGATTCCACGATGACCAATGCGACGGTGGCCGAAACCGTTACGCGCGTCGATGGCGCCAGCGTGATGCTGACCTATCCGGGCGGCGAGCAGAAGGTGACGATCACGCCCGACGCCAACATCATCATGGCCGCGCCGGCCCAGCCCTCCGAACTCGTTGCCGGTGCACAGGTCGCAATGTCGGCGGCGAAACAGCCGGACGGCAGCTTCACGGCAAGCCGCGTGACCATTGCCAAGGCCGGCGCTCAGCTGCCTTACTGA
- a CDS encoding MaoC family dehydratase — protein sequence MLFFEDFIVGDTVQAGRILVGQADILAYADRFDAQDFHTDPKAAQESFVGTLIASGWHSCSLLMRLICETFILDSAGMGAPGVEEVKWLRPVKPDDTLAARRTVLETKASRSRPEMGLVRFRFELLNQHDEPVLEQINWIMFGRRGAAILPHVGDWLAHSPRYAPPTTQSPLEPPSEAPEPALFFEEMKIGAAFELGSLVFTADEIIAFARSFDPQPFHMDEAAARDSAFGRLAASGWHTASVWMAAMVSHRKRQIAALGSAPAPRLGPSPGFRNLRWSKPVFAGDRITYHSTITDKRASASRPQWGLFFHRNTGVNQHGEEVFSFDGCVFVERRT from the coding sequence GTGCTGTTCTTCGAGGATTTCATCGTCGGCGACACTGTCCAGGCAGGCCGCATCTTGGTCGGCCAGGCCGATATTCTCGCCTATGCCGATCGCTTCGATGCTCAGGATTTTCACACCGACCCAAAGGCCGCTCAGGAGAGCTTCGTCGGTACGCTGATCGCGTCGGGCTGGCATAGCTGCTCGCTCCTGATGCGGTTGATCTGCGAAACCTTCATCCTCGACTCCGCCGGCATGGGCGCGCCGGGCGTCGAAGAGGTCAAATGGCTGCGCCCGGTCAAACCGGACGACACGCTGGCCGCCCGCCGCACCGTTCTGGAGACGAAAGCCTCACGGTCTCGTCCCGAAATGGGGCTGGTGCGCTTTCGCTTCGAATTGCTGAACCAGCATGACGAGCCGGTGCTGGAACAGATCAACTGGATCATGTTCGGCAGGCGTGGCGCCGCCATCCTGCCCCATGTCGGCGACTGGCTCGCGCATTCCCCGCGCTATGCCCCGCCCACGACCCAGAGTCCGCTCGAGCCGCCTTCAGAAGCGCCCGAGCCGGCGCTCTTCTTCGAGGAGATGAAGATCGGCGCCGCTTTCGAACTCGGTAGCCTCGTCTTCACCGCCGACGAGATCATCGCCTTCGCGCGCAGCTTCGATCCGCAGCCTTTCCATATGGACGAGGCCGCCGCACGCGACAGCGCTTTCGGCCGGCTGGCGGCCTCGGGCTGGCACACGGCATCGGTCTGGATGGCGGCGATGGTGTCGCATCGCAAGCGCCAGATCGCGGCGCTGGGATCGGCGCCCGCACCCCGCCTCGGCCCCTCGCCCGGCTTCAGGAACCTGCGCTGGTCGAAGCCGGTTTTCGCTGGCGACCGCATAACCTACCACTCGACGATCACGGACAAGCGGGCCAGCGCCTCGCGCCCGCAATGGGGCCTGTTCTTCCATCGCAATACCGGCGTGAACCAGCATGGCGAGGAGGTCTTCAGCTTCGACGGCTGCGTCTTCGTCGAACGCCGCACCTGA
- the pth gene encoding aminoacyl-tRNA hydrolase, which yields MLIFAGLGNPGSRYARNRHNIGFMALEAIARAHRASPWRARFQSEACEATIGGEKVILLKPQTFMNDSGRAIGEAARFFKVEPAEVIVFHDELDLAPAKLRVKLGGGNAGHNGLRSTTAFIGNEYRRVRMGIGHPGLKELVHGYVLSDFGKAEGPWVEDLCTASADNAALLAAHDDAGFQNRVHLFMDARGHAAVKRLGEKSPD from the coding sequence ATGCTGATCTTCGCCGGTCTCGGCAATCCAGGCTCGCGCTACGCCCGCAACCGTCACAATATCGGCTTCATGGCGCTGGAGGCGATTGCCCGCGCCCATCGGGCATCGCCCTGGCGTGCCCGCTTCCAGAGCGAGGCCTGCGAAGCGACGATCGGCGGCGAGAAGGTCATCCTGCTCAAGCCGCAGACCTTCATGAACGACTCCGGCCGCGCGATCGGCGAGGCCGCCCGTTTCTTCAAGGTCGAGCCGGCCGAGGTGATCGTCTTCCATGACGAGCTCGATCTCGCTCCCGCGAAGCTCAGGGTGAAGCTCGGCGGCGGCAACGCCGGCCATAACGGCCTGCGCTCGACCACGGCCTTCATCGGCAACGAGTATCGCCGGGTCCGGATGGGGATCGGCCATCCCGGCCTGAAGGAACTCGTCCACGGCTATGTGCTGAGCGATTTCGGCAAGGCGGAGGGGCCTTGGGTCGAAGATCTCTGCACCGCCAGCGCCGACAACGCCGCGCTGCTTGCAGCCCATGACGACGCCGGGTTCCAGAACAGGGTACATCTCTTCATGGATGCGCGCGGCCATGCCGCCGTGAAGCGGCTGGGCGAGAAGTCCCCGGACTGA
- a CDS encoding accessory factor UbiK family protein, with translation MVTTSSRILDDIARLATDAAGAAQGVRREVETVVKTQIERLLRDMDVVTREEFEAVREMALLAREENDKLAARLAALEGAKTGS, from the coding sequence ATGGTCACGACCTCCAGCCGCATCCTCGACGACATCGCTCGCCTCGCCACCGATGCCGCTGGCGCGGCGCAAGGGGTGCGCCGCGAGGTCGAGACCGTCGTCAAGACGCAGATCGAGCGGCTGCTGCGCGACATGGACGTGGTCACGCGCGAGGAGTTCGAGGCGGTGCGCGAGATGGCACTGCTGGCGCGCGAGGAGAACGACAAGCTCGCAGCGCGGTTGGCAGCGCTGGAAGGCGCGAAGACTGGCAGCTGA
- the queC gene encoding 7-cyano-7-deazaguanine synthase QueC, which yields MTTSRALVLFSGGQDSTVALAWALERFDSVETIGFDYGQRHRIELECRLTIRDRLPALSPLYKARLGPDHLVDLSALGAISDTALTRESEIAFAETGLPTTFVPGRNLIFLSFAAAVAYRRNAKHIVLGVCETDYSGYPDCRDDTIKAMQVALGLGLDRRLVLHTPLMWRDKAQTFALAHALGGKPLLDLVIEDSHSCYLGDRTQRHGWGFGCGHCPACELRAKGYAAYLAAPDDTGPSHES from the coding sequence ATGACCACCTCCCGCGCGCTTGTCCTCTTCTCCGGCGGCCAGGATTCGACCGTCGCGCTCGCCTGGGCGCTGGAGCGGTTCGACAGCGTCGAGACGATCGGTTTCGACTACGGCCAGCGCCACCGCATCGAGCTGGAGTGCCGGCTGACGATCCGCGACAGGCTGCCTGCGCTCTCGCCTCTCTACAAGGCGCGGCTCGGCCCGGACCATCTCGTCGACCTGAGCGCGCTCGGCGCGATCTCCGACACAGCTTTGACCCGCGAGAGCGAGATCGCCTTCGCCGAGACCGGTCTGCCGACCACCTTCGTACCCGGCCGCAACCTGATCTTCCTGAGCTTCGCCGCGGCGGTCGCCTATCGTCGGAACGCAAAGCACATCGTGCTCGGCGTCTGCGAGACCGACTATTCCGGCTATCCCGACTGCCGCGACGACACCATCAAGGCAATGCAGGTCGCGCTGGGGCTCGGGCTCGACCGCCGCCTCGTGCTGCACACGCCGCTGATGTGGCGCGACAAGGCGCAGACCTTCGCGCTCGCCCACGCGCTCGGCGGAAAGCCCCTGCTCGACCTCGTGATCGAGGACAGCCACAGCTGCTATCTCGGCGACAGGACGCAGCGGCATGGCTGGGGCTTCGGCTGCGGCCATTGTCCGGCCTGCGAGCTTCGTGCGAAAGGCTACGCCGCCTATCTCGCAGCTCCAGACGACACCGGACCATCCCATGAATCTTGA
- a CDS encoding VUT family protein, giving the protein MNLDRQRRTEGLIALALFALTIPAANWLIGNAGTVCVPNGPCLVPVWPGIKAPSGVLMIGLALVLRDIVQRRLGALAGLGAIAVGAAISGFLAPPAIVLASVAAFLLSELADFAVYTPLQRRNFVAAVAASSVLGLVVDSIVFLQLAFGSLDFLSGQIIGKAWMVLLALPLMHLLRRRDERLGLVAA; this is encoded by the coding sequence ATGAATCTTGACCGCCAGCGCCGCACCGAAGGGCTGATCGCGCTTGCCCTGTTCGCCCTGACCATCCCAGCCGCGAACTGGCTGATCGGCAACGCCGGCACCGTCTGCGTTCCAAACGGGCCTTGCCTCGTTCCGGTCTGGCCCGGCATCAAGGCGCCGAGCGGCGTTCTGATGATCGGGCTGGCGCTCGTGCTTCGCGACATCGTGCAGCGCAGGCTCGGCGCGCTCGCAGGCCTTGGCGCCATCGCGGTCGGCGCGGCGATTTCGGGCTTCCTTGCCCCCCCGGCGATCGTGCTCGCTTCGGTCGCAGCCTTCCTGCTCTCGGAACTCGCCGATTTCGCGGTCTACACCCCGCTGCAGCGCCGCAATTTCGTCGCAGCCGTGGCCGCCTCCAGTGTCCTCGGCCTCGTCGTCGACAGCATCGTCTTCCTGCAGCTCGCCTTCGGCAGCCTGGACTTCCTCTCCGGCCAGATCATCGGCAAGGCCTGGATGGTGCTGCTGGCACTGCCGCTGATGCACCTGCTGCGGCGTCGGGACGAGCGGCTGGGTCTGGTGGCTGCATAG
- a CDS encoding 50S ribosomal protein L25/general stress protein Ctc produces MTAVKQIEASARAQVGKGAARAVRRQGLTPAVIYGGGAAPEAIALDANKTRLLIYGGHFLTTLFEVSVDGKKTRVIPRDYQLDPVKDFPIHVDFLRVAKGQTVTVEVPVHVIDQDTCPGVKNGGSVQLVEHALEITIEPENIPEAFEVSVAGLEIGDSLEAGVIKLPKGAKLTIGADATIVTIVPPMAEEIDEPAEAAAEAPAAEAKA; encoded by the coding sequence ATGACCGCCGTGAAGCAAATCGAGGCTTCGGCGCGCGCCCAGGTCGGCAAGGGGGCCGCCCGGGCAGTACGTCGTCAAGGCCTGACACCAGCCGTGATCTATGGCGGGGGCGCCGCTCCCGAAGCGATCGCGCTCGACGCCAACAAGACCCGCCTCCTGATCTATGGCGGCCATTTCCTGACCACGCTGTTCGAAGTCAGCGTCGATGGCAAGAAGACCCGCGTCATCCCGCGCGACTATCAGCTCGACCCGGTCAAGGACTTCCCGATCCACGTCGACTTCCTGCGGGTCGCCAAGGGCCAGACGGTCACGGTCGAGGTTCCAGTCCATGTCATCGACCAGGATACCTGCCCCGGCGTGAAGAACGGCGGCTCGGTCCAGCTCGTCGAGCACGCGCTTGAGATCACGATCGAGCCCGAGAACATTCCGGAGGCCTTCGAGGTCTCGGTTGCCGGCCTCGAAATCGGCGACTCGCTGGAAGCCGGCGTCATCAAGCTACCCAAGGGCGCCAAGCTGACGATCGGCGCGGACGCCACGATCGTCACCATCGTGCCGCCGATGGCCGAAGAGATCGACGAGCCGGCTGAAGCTGCAGCCGAGGCTCCTGCGGCCGAAGCCAAGGCCTGA
- a CDS encoding YbjN domain-containing protein translates to MMDLDLDADIDRPSNPLDLIERLAALNNWTFDRDSDDELSVAVTGGWSDYHVAITWLEEVEAIHIACAFDLKVPERRRGEVLQLVSLVNEQLWLGHFDLWSSENVVMYRHALLLSGGAEPTDEQAAALIKAAIDACERYFQAFQFVVWAGKTAKEGLEGAMLETVGEA, encoded by the coding sequence ATGATGGACCTCGATCTGGACGCCGATATCGACCGGCCCTCCAATCCCCTCGACCTCATCGAACGGCTGGCCGCTCTCAACAACTGGACCTTCGACCGTGACAGCGACGACGAATTGTCGGTCGCGGTCACCGGCGGCTGGTCGGACTATCATGTCGCGATCACCTGGCTCGAGGAGGTCGAGGCGATCCATATCGCCTGCGCCTTCGACCTGAAGGTGCCGGAGCGGCGGCGCGGCGAGGTGCTGCAACTCGTCAGCCTCGTCAACGAGCAGCTCTGGCTCGGCCATTTCGACCTGTGGAGCAGCGAGAACGTGGTGATGTACCGCCACGCTCTGCTGCTCTCGGGCGGTGCCGAGCCGACCGACGAACAGGCCGCCGCGCTGATCAAGGCGGCGATCGATGCCTGCGAGCGCTATTTCCAGGCGTTCCAGTTCGTCGTCTGGGCCGGCAAGACGGCCAAGGAAGGGCTCGAAGGCGCGATGCTGGAGACGGTTGGAGAGGCGTGA